From the Astatotilapia calliptera chromosome 6, fAstCal1.2, whole genome shotgun sequence genome, one window contains:
- the foxe1 gene encoding forkhead box protein E1 yields MTMPVVKVEKDSPADTTLLASNPPPQTEEQPRGRRRKRPLQRGKPPYSYIALISMAIANSPDRKLTLGGIYKFITERFPFYRDNSKKWQNSIRHNLTLNDCFIKIPREPGRPGKGNYWALDPNAEDMFESGSFLRRRKRFKRCDLSTYTSYVHETPVFPPVQITRPAAYTNSVYPNMTLSPTYGQQLPSAYYPSSSPPGFGHSQTRMFSINNIIGHPTPASMLAGQGPEVMQQQSRSFSPEGLPNGSSPCSLGAPGFQSQPCGGSVPPRSSTHPAFTYSGQNSHSHQHAHQGSYGQGHTQGMGYAAGGRIHPSAHGPAETVDHYGRVSPVQLGSFSQYNSAAGPIGNTGGYLRHPTYPGNMDRFVSAI; encoded by the coding sequence ATGACAATGCCAGTGGTCAAAGTAGAGAAAGACTCTCCAGCAGATACCACCTTGCTTGCCTCCAATCCTCCACCGCAGACAGAGGAGCAGCCGCGGGGTCGGAGGAGGAAGAGACCTCTCCAGCGCGGGAAACCACCATACAGCTATATTGCCCTCATCTCCATGGCTATTGCCAACTCCCCTGACCGCAAACTAACACTGGGGGGTATCTACAAATTCATCACAGAGCGCTTCCCCTTCTACAGAGACAATTCGAAGAAATGGCAAAACTCCATCCGCCATAATCTGACTCTGAATGATTGTTTTATCAAGATCCCTCGAGAGCCAGGACGACCTGGGAAAGGCAACTACTGGGCACTGGACCCAAACGCTGAGGACATGTTTGAGAGTGGCAGCTTTCTGAGACGCAGGAAGAGGTTTAAGCGCTGCGACCTGAGCACATACACTTCATATGTGCATGAAACACCAGTTTTTCCCCCCGTTCAGATTACCAGACCAGCTGCGTACACCAACTCAGTCTATCCCAACATGACACTCAGTCCCACATATGGACAGCAGCTGCCCTCTGCCTACTATCCCTCTTCGTCGCCTCCGGGGTTTGGGCACAGTCAGACCCGCATGTTCAGCATCAACAACATCATAGGACACCCGACTCCAGCCAGCATGCTGGCAGGTCAAGGACCAGAGGTGATGCAGCAGCAAAGCCGGAGCTTCAGTCCCGAAGGGCTTCCGAATGGATCCAGTCCCTGCAGCTTGGGAGCTCCGGGTTTCCAGAGTCAACCGTGCGGGGGATCTGTGCCACCCCGCTCCTCTACACATCCGGCGTTCACCTACTCTGGACAAAACAGCCATTCGCACCAACATGCACACCAGGGCTCGTACGGACAGGGTCACACCCAGGGCATGGGGTACGCTGCAGGAGGACGGATCCACCCCTCAGCTCACGGCCCTGCAGAAACAGTGGATCATTACGGCAGGGTCTCCCCAGTGCAGCTGGGGTCTTTCTCCCAGTATAACAGCGCTGCAGGTCCTATTGGAAACACTGGGGGATACCTCAGACACCCCACCTACCCGGGGAATATGGACCGTTTTGTTTCTGCTATCTAA
- the spag5 gene encoding sperm-associated antigen 5 — protein MASRSSSSTGEGLLSSRSSERTPLRSLDNEILHLSTPSSKFRSKSQISSDAGKMTMGDLPLSEQEPQLYSSPSTKMIQTNLPKTDTTTTQIACGLSDITFKSFTCAGGEVEILGSLLHAEESIILSTDQGTSNTESEDGIISDSVVMESCSDHIEHPYHVLEKSDTYSVNISAALPCETDSTTPASCDLDNKQATEESTAFQSDCSEKADLTWKSFLRDGGEVEVSDATRLHNETIPLPKEELGAPLEYDSINLTNCFGDFDQQCQEEHADHPYCSHDGGVDPVIKALSETTRGSEKRANGLSFKSLDCTGGEIEIPREESVVLPADHTVSSSETHGYAIDSTEIAGDCDLQNDNTVGHFDHPYCNVQTHSSAPCDSLLTTQEALADSTEDVMVRHYSGSPVVSDSQAGSQGGVTADCCIPAEDEKLDEAQFPKKKTSLLHEDQIVICPLSENYLFTSITHDYCQDAFEDANSQQNNGEAVVATDPSAVSRSLVANGSLKALDTETVKCKGQEMLNCTVNPADSALTLVVQTTQISDCSQLAGSAESPSAVEVQQQDQEEHVSEVNSTRGPAESSGEKDSAIGSSGNAPALCNSAEKSHAENLTDVLKALSECPSVTSALGLGMFSPVRRASLSFLKTFGDPAQGKFAADDSAIEGEKTLFAPLNADRAGLWAEQLESPMPHPLLNSTALGQNPGLSPLWEPVKDLGQKVSAEPQTEAEKPLLNFPLISDGPFQQQLRQMAEFLMMASGKMGPAAVSAPAPPPAPPAKAAPVKSHSVCVGSSPVKLVDHSLNTSGLFERKREFSVADSCTMTDPLLWNLPPGSLESLPRQELEQRLMSSMTMVEALVQQLTAARAQGRPLAGPAPSDLREKLVQTDHTELSQTTMYRDLYVEALSRIGELELDGSSLQNVIQSLQDMKITMTSVRSDTDATLSNMNEIGDIVREDHQSLISHYGHMKSLLEKSKDIQSRMMQKVKEALHQRNDMRTQMEEAFTAKEAAFSAMEQLRTHCATEISLLEKSVGSQQELLATLNQSYPELVVLNKAYNATLDSASDLLSETMDEQSALMKELFMVRSLLHKTAPMLLKLNEKAAAALRERDEHMSARDQAVEEREQIEAELNETHSNFQAAREQIGDLNLQVTILTSEMCVLREKLTEKEEETGQLERKVTELSATVSSTLASYTFLEQALAAETTKLQESWKDKQEAKDRANDLEASLGQSEQRVCELSRALAQSEEQLSQLQSLSQSQSRQIQQLQDVCTQLSGVREMNEFLQMENELAREQMAESERMLRENLQSLRERNIQCEDLKKEVCQLKLENGNLQEELKATRSRARTANLELEEKMAQAVTEITLLHHTLRGLTNKLHEELDEKKPQMCEESQSVHSVERCASTAEREEEVKTDTPAETVPSDTLEPQREALFSEMSAFTRIAAITPKKNMSTVEIQPEEEEQSHLAELLTGLGSTVTELVSTLKLVQQRRDAQLEELHGQICGLQVEQRAAKKGHEAEVFELKHQLSRLSQLVEKANQALQQKTQDEKMLAKLIVEVQDTQEILNKQKTDNNELRREITELRRALQQSKVESEFLRDELRKAGGQSTKPEHFMEENIKSLKEVERLKASLQEAEQAKVKILERAKRHQIIYQSNQQKSENELQILNNMINRVRETLLSLPAVVKNCEQLRQLVEYIG, from the exons ATGGCTTCCAGGAGTTCAAGTTCCACAGGGGAAGGCTTG CTCTCCAGCCGATCCAGCGAGCGTACCCCTCTGAGAAGTCTGGACAATGAGATTCTGCACTTGTCGACTCCCTCATCAAAGTTCAGATCAAAATCACAGATCAGTAGTGATGCTGGCAAAATGACAATG GGTGATCTTCCACTGAGTGAACAAGAACCCCAGCTGTACTCTTCTCCATCCACCAAAATGATACAAACAAATCTTCCAAAAACTGATACAACAACTACTCAGATTGCTTGTGGACTTTCAGATATAACATTTAAATCCTTCACTTGTGCTGGTGGTGAAGTTGAGATATTAGGCTCTTTACTGCATGCAGAGGAGAGTATTATTTTATCTACGGACCAGGGTACATCTAACACTGAATCTGAAGATGGCATCATCTCTGACAGTGTGGTAATGGAGTCATGCTCTGATCACATCGAACATCCCTATCATGTTCTTGAGAAGAGTGACACTTACTCTGTTAACATCAGCGCAGCACTTCCCTGTGAAACTGACAGCACTACACCGGCTTCTTGTGATCTGGATAACAAACAAGCCACAGAAGAATCAACAGCTTTTCAGAGTGACTGCAGTGAAAAGGCAGATCTCACTTGGAAATCCTTCCTTCGTGATGGAGGTGAGGTGGAAGTTTCAGATGCCACCAGATTACACAACGAAACCATTCCTCTGCCCAAGGAAGAGCTTGGTGCTCCTCTAGAGTATGACAGTATAAATTTGACCAACTGCTTCGGTGACTTTGACCAGCAGTGTCAAGAGGAACATGCTGATCATCCATACTGTAGCCATGATGGTGGTGTTGATCCTGTCATTAAGGCTTTATCTGAGACAACACGTGGTTCAGAAAAACGTGCTAATGGACTGTCCTTTAAATCACTGGACTGCACTGGAGGAGAGATTGAAATTCCAAGAGAAGAGTCCGTTGTTCTACCAGCCGACCATACTGTTAGCAGCAGTGAGACACATGGCTATGCCATAGATTCAACTGAAATAGCTGGTGACTGTGATTTACAAAATGATAATACAGTTGGTCACTTTGATCATCCATACTGTAATGTTCAGACTCATTCATCAGCTCCATGTGACAGCCTTTTGACTACCCAGGAAGCATTGGCAGACAGCACTGAGGATGTAATGGTCAGACACTACAGTGGTAGCCCAGTGGTATCTGATAGCCAGGCTGGGAGCCAAGGTGGTGTCACAGCTGATTGTTGTATTCCAGCTGAAGATGAAAAATTAGATGAGGCCCAATTTCCCAAGAAGAAGACATCCCTTCTGCATGAGGACCAGATTGTAATCTGTCCCCTCAGTGAAAACTATCTGTTCACTTCCATCACACATGATTATTGTCAAGATGCCTTTGAAGATGCTAACAGCCAACAGAACAATGGTGAAGCTGTGGTAGCTACTGACCCATCAGCTGTTAGCAGATCTCTGGTGGCTAATGGATCTTTAAAAGCTTTGGATACTGAAACTGTAAAATGCAAAGGGCAAGAAATGCTTAACTGTACCGTGAATCCTGCTGACAGTGCATTGACTCTCGTGGTTCAGACTACTCAGATTTCTGACTGCAGTCAACTTGCAGGTTCAGCAGAGAGCCCTTCAGCTGTGGAAGTGCAACAGCAAGACCAAGAGGAGCATGTCTCTGAAGTGAACTCCACCAGAGGACCCGCTGAATCCAGTGGGGAAAAAGACAGTGCCATTGGCTCATCTGGAAATGCACCTGCTCTTTGTAACTCTGCAGAAAAATCTCATGCAGAGAACCTTACTGATGTACTGAAAGCGCTGTCGGAGTGTCCCTCGGTTACCTCAGCTTTGGGGTTGGGAATGTTTAGTCCCGTTAGGAGAGCTTCTCTGtcttttttaaagacttttggGGATCCTGCTCAAGGCAAGTTTGCAGCTGATGACTCTGCTATTGAGGGTGAGAAAACCTTGTTTGCTCCTCTTAATGCTGACCGTGCTGGGTTGTGGGCGGAGCAACTGGAAAGCCCAATGCCTCATCCTCTGTTAAACTCCACCGCCCTGGGTCAGAATCCTGGTCTGAGCCCACTATGGGAGCCAGTTAAGGATTTGGGACAGAAAGTCTCTGCAGAGCCTCAGACTGAAGCTGAGAAACCACTGCTGAATTTCCCACTGATTTCCGATGGTCCGTTTCAGCAGCAGCTTCGACAAATGGCAGAGTTCCTCATGATGGCGTCTGGAAAGATGGGCCCTGCTGCTGTCTCTgctcctgctccacctcctgccCCTCCAGCCAAAGCTGCTCCTGTAAAGTCTCACAGTGTCTGTGTGGGCAGTAGTCCTGTGAAACTGGTTGACCACAGCCTCAATACTTCTGGCCTGTTTGAGAGGAAGAGGGAATTCTCTGTGGCTGATTCCTGCACTATGACTGACCCGCTCCTCTGGAA TTTACCTCCAGGCAGCTTGGAGTCCCTCCCAAGACAGGAGCTGGAACAGAGGTTAATGTCTAGCATGACGATGGTTGAGGCCCTGGTGCAACAGCTGACTGCAGCGAGGGCACAAGGACGTCCGCTTGCAGGCCCTGCTCCTTCAGACCTCCGGGAGAAACTCGTGCAGACAGACCACACCGAACTCAGTCAG ACCACAATGTATAGAGACCTGTATGTGGAAGCTTTGAGTCGGATTGGGGAGTTGGAGCTTGATGGGAGTTCTCTACAAAACGTTATCCAGAGTCTGCAAGACATGAAGATCACCATG ACTTCTGTCAGAAGTGACACAGACGCTACTCTCTCTAACATGAATGAAATTGGTGACATAGTCAGAGAGGACCATCAAAGCCTCATTTCACAT TATGGGCACATGAAGTCTCTACTTGAGAAATCAAAGGACATACAGAGCAGAATGATGCAGAAGGTCAAAGAAGCTCTTCATCAGAGAAATGACATGAGGACTCAAATGGAAGAAGCCTTCACAGCAAAGGAGGCA GCTTTCAGTGCGATGGAACAGCTGAGGACACACTGTGCCACAGAAATTTCACTTCTGGAGAAGAGTGTGGGGTCTCAGCAAGAGCTGCTGGCCACCCTAAACCAGAGCTATCCAGAACTG GTTGTGTTAAACAAGGCTTATAATGCAACCCTGGACTCTGCTTCAGATCTTTTGTCTGAAACCATGGATGAACAGTCCGCTTTGATGAAAGAG CTCTTCATGGTCAGGAGCCTTCTGCACAAAACTGCTCCCATGCTCCTGAAGCTGAACGAGAAAGCTGCCGCTgctttgagagagagagatgagcaCATGTCTGCAAGAGACCAAGCTGTTGAAGAGCGAGAGCAG ATTGAAGCAGAACTGAATGAAACTCATTCGAATTTCCAAGCTGCCAGGGAGCAGATTGGAGATTTAAATCTGCAGGTGACAATTCTGACATCag agATGTGTGTACTGCGAGAGAAGttgactgaaaaagaagaagagacggGTCAGCTAGAGAGGAAGGTGACGGAGCTGTCTGCTACAGTTTCCTCCACGCTGGCATCCTACACTTTCTTGGAGCAGGCCCTGGCTGCTGAGACTACAAA gtTGCAGGAGTCGTGGAAAGACAAACAAGAGGCTAAAGATCGAGCAAATGA CTTGGAGGCATCACTGGGTCAGTCGGAGCAGCGGGTGTGCGAGTTGAGTCGGGCTCTGGCTCAGAGTGAGGAGCAGCTCAGTCAGCTGCAGTCCCTCTCACAGTCTCAGAGTCGGCAGATCCAGCAGCTCCAGGATGTCTGTACACAGCTCAGTGGTGTGCGGGAAATGAACGAG TTCCTACAGATGGAGAACGAGTTGGCGAGGGAGCAGATGGCAGAAAGTGAGCGTATGCTAAGGGAAAACCTGCAGAGCCTTCGGGAGAGGAACATCCAGTGTGAGGACCTGAAGAAAGAAGTTTGTCAACTTAA GCTTGAGAACGGGAATTTGCAGGAAGAACTTAAAGCCACAAGGTCCAGAGCCAGGACAGCAAACCTGGAGCTTGAAGAGAAGATGGCTCAGGCGGTCACAGAAATCACTTTGCTGCATCACACACTGAGGGGACTGACCAACAAGCTCCATGAAGAACTTGATGAAAAG AAACCACAGATGTGTGAAGAGTCTCAGTCAGTCCACAGCGTGGAGCGTTGTGCCTCAACTgctgagagagaggaagaggtcaAAACAGACACTCCTGCTGAAACAG TCCCTTCAGACACTCTCGAGCCACAGCGTGAAGCTTTGTTCAGCGAGATGAGCGCCTTCACCCGCATCGCAGCCATCACTCCTAAAAAGAATATGAGCACAGTCGAGATTCAaccagaggaagaggagcaaaGCCACCTGGCGGAGCTGCTTACTGGCCTGGGCAGCACCGTCACCGAGCTCGTCAGCACTCTGAAGCTGGTGCAGCAGCGCAGAGACGCTCAGCTGGAGGAGCTGCATGGCCAAAT CTGTGGCCTGCAGGTGGAGCAGCGTGCTGCAAAGAAGGGACATgaagctgaggtttttgagcTCAAGCATCAACTCAGCCGTCTGAGTCAGCTGGTCGAGAAGGCAAATCAGGCTCTGCAGCAGAAAACTCAG gatgaGAAAATGCTGGCTAAGTTGATAGTTGAAGTGCAAGACACACAGGAAATCCTAAATAAACAGAAGACTGACAATAAT GAATTGAGAAGGGAAATCACTGAGCTTCGTCGCGCTCTCCAGCAGTCGAAGGTGGAGTCTGAATTCCTTCGGGATGAATTGAGGAAAGCTGGCGGCCAGTCGACTAAACCGGAACATTTCATGGAAGAGAACATCAAGTCATTGAAAGAG GTGGAGAGACTGAAGGCCAGTCTTCAGGAAGCCGAGCAGGCCAAAGTAAAAATTCTTGAAAGGGCAAAGAGACAT CAAATCATCTATCAGAGCAACCAGCAGAAAAGTGAGAACGAGCTTCAGATATTAAACAACATGATCAACAGAGTTCGGGAG ACCTTGCTGTCGTTGCCGGCAGTTGTGAAGAACTGTGAACAGCTCCGGCAGCTCGTTGAATACATTGGCTGA
- the hemgn gene encoding predicted GPI-anchored protein 58 isoform X2 — translation MEDTSQQEKQELEYKNPNEEEGGIRRRLRDRDLLRKRKAEAEEKETNQVESQRKRSRAEDKSGAKKRGRPRKTEPTPQLSAVQEEVEALQETPAVVVVPEPAVVIQDQITGSLPPLFGLESQPASILAAPAPAAVFEFVQNSAPASTLAFAAPVPVQDSAPAPDAVLVPAQSLDSVPAVTPAPPSAPPQVETLYTESQGKEAPGQVLIEDPDEEEDVSPSQGNKRANEDLSETLSINVPEQNNVYSVPTVSAQPMAQEYFPGN, via the exons ATGGAGGACACGTCGCAACAAGAGAAACAAGAGTTGGAATATAAAAATCCAAATGAGGAGGAAG GTGGGATCCGTCGCCGATTGCGAGACAGGGACCTTCTCAGGAAGAGAAAGGCCGAAGCAGAAGAGAAGGAAACTAACCA GGTGGAGAGCCAACGGAAAAGATCAAGAGCTGAGGACAAGAGTGGTGCAAAGAAGAGAGGGAGGCCCAGGAAGACTGAACCCACACCGCAGCTGTCTGCTGTTCAGGAAGAAGTTGAAGCACTTCAGGAAACTCCTGCAGTCGTGGTGGTACCTGAACCCGCTGTGGTCATTCAGGACCAAATAACCGGCTCTCTGCCTCCGCTGTTTGGGCTGGAATCACAACCAGCTTCAATCCttgctgctcctgctcctgcagCAGTGTTCGAGTTTGTGCAGAATTCTGCTCCTGCTTCGACTCTGGCTTTTGCTGCTCCAGTTCCCGTCCaagattcagctcctgctccagATGCCGTCTTAGTCCCAGCTCAGTCCCTAGACTCTGTTCCAGCTGTAACTCCTGCTCCTCCCTCAGCTCCTCCCCAAGTGGAGACCCTCTATACAGAGTCACAAGGCAAGGAGGCCCCAGGCCAGGTCCTGATTGAGGAcccagatgaggaggaggacgtCTCTCCATCACAAGGCAACAAACGCGCTAATGAAG atttgagTGAAACACTTTCGATCAACGTGCCTGAACAAAATAACGTGTACTCAGTTCCAACTGTCTCTGCTCAGCCTATGGCTCAGGAATATTTTCCAGGAAATTAA
- the trmo gene encoding tRNA (adenine(37)-N6)-methyltransferase: protein MSPLCECCSEHMDKLNQQVSVMRKEIKNLRQTLDSAIRAHRKQLLAVQAAVSKIGLSEEVKAPAPTPPSPPSPAGLERGDIQTVPIGYISSCFSVKNGTPRQPTICGPSRAELRIQPSVFNNPEHALVGLEQYSHVWIIFLFHKNGHLSYKAKVRPPRLNGQRVGVYSTRSPHRPNALGLTLAKLDKIHGDTLHLSDIDMIAGTPVLDIKPYIPEYDSPDTRRSYEEDSEPCNSNTDQMNDDKRNRTNLPEGSDIDVQLNTEDRGAASDYVGNLLPEEKTNTNATGSSHISAQFSLSKDLSNVLEEVKAFVNQDVFLSSESKNRGSDSPKTKPPLLEVDHPCYGEEAYTTIAGWIREPPVASLDVRFSLHAERELAEFIPAHLSGLSESHRPQFKFLRSTEEAVAAIRGVLSADPRSVYRRTRCKDRLFFFTLDTADITCWFGQGFAEVLQVKPVEPHIASV, encoded by the exons ATGAGTCCGCTGTGTGAGTGCTGCTCCGAGCACATGGATAAACTGAACCAGCAGGTTTCTGTGATGCGAAAAGAAATCAAGAACCTGAG GCAGACGCTAGACAGTGCAATTAGAGCTCATCGCAAACAGCTGCTGGCGGTTCAGGCTGCTGTGTCGAAGATTGGACTCAGCGAAGAAGTTAAAGCTCCAGCACCTACACCACCTTCACCACCGTCGCCAGCAGGATTAGAGCGAG GGGACATCCAAACGGTCCCAATTGGTTACATtagttcctgtttttctgtgaagaacggGACTCCCCGGCAGCCCACTATTTGTGGCCCTTCAAGGGCAGAACTTCGAATTCAGCCGAGTGTCTTCAACAACCCGGAGCACGCTCTGGTGGGCCTGGAGCAATACTCCCATGTTTG GATAATTTTTCTCTTCCACAAAAACGGCCACCTGAGCTACAAAGCCAAAGTGAGGCCGCCCAGGCTGAACGGGCAGAGAGTCGGTGTGTACTCGACACGCAGTCCTCATCGACCGAATGCGTTGGGCCTAACACTGGCAAAGCTCGACAAAATACACG GTGATACTCTACACCTGTCAGACATTGATATGATTGCAGGCACCCCAGTCCTGGACATCAAACCCTATATCCCAGAGTATGACTCCCCCGACACCCGGAGGAGCTATGAGGAGGACTCAGAGCCCTGTAATTCAAACACTGACCAAATGAATGACGACAAGAGAAACCGCACTAACCTCCCTGAAGGATCAGACATAGATGTGCAGTTAAACACAGAAGATCGAGGAGCAGCGAGTGATTATGTGGGGAATCTCCTCCCAGAAGAAAAAACGAATACTAACGCAACAGGTTCATCTCATATCAGTGCTCAGTTTTCTCTGTCCAAAGACCTCAGTAATGTGCTGGAGGAGGTCAAGGCTTTTGTGAACCAAGACGTTTTCTTAAGTTCTGAGAGTAAGAACCGAGGTTCAGACTCTCCTAAAACTAAACCACCTTTGTTGGAAGTAGACCATCCCTGCTACGGAGAGGAAGCCTACACTACGATCGCAGGCTGGATCAGAGAGCCTCCTGTCGCAAGTCTGGATGTGCGATTCAGCCTTCACGCGGAGAGGGAGCTGGCAGAATTCATCCCTGCACACCTGTCAG GACTGTCTGAAAGCCACAGACCCCAGTTTAAGTTTCTGCGCAGTACAGAGGAGGCAGTCGCTGCCATCAGAGGGGTCCTGTCAGCAGACCCCCGATCCGTCTACAGGAGGACTCGCTGCAAGGACAGACTCTTTTTCTTCACCCTTGACACGGCTGACATTACCTGCTGGTTTGGACAAGGCTTTGCAGAGGTGCTGCAGGTAAAACCTGTAGAGCCGCACATTGCTTCAGTATGA
- the hemgn gene encoding predicted GPI-anchored protein 58 isoform X1, producing the protein MEDTSQQEKQELEYKNPNEEEGGIRRRLRDRDLLRKRKAEAEEKETNQWVFGVESQRKRSRAEDKSGAKKRGRPRKTEPTPQLSAVQEEVEALQETPAVVVVPEPAVVIQDQITGSLPPLFGLESQPASILAAPAPAAVFEFVQNSAPASTLAFAAPVPVQDSAPAPDAVLVPAQSLDSVPAVTPAPPSAPPQVETLYTESQGKEAPGQVLIEDPDEEEDVSPSQGNKRANEDLSETLSINVPEQNNVYSVPTVSAQPMAQEYFPGN; encoded by the exons ATGGAGGACACGTCGCAACAAGAGAAACAAGAGTTGGAATATAAAAATCCAAATGAGGAGGAAG GTGGGATCCGTCGCCGATTGCGAGACAGGGACCTTCTCAGGAAGAGAAAGGCCGAAGCAGAAGAGAAGGAAACTAACCAGTGGGTTTTTGG GGTGGAGAGCCAACGGAAAAGATCAAGAGCTGAGGACAAGAGTGGTGCAAAGAAGAGAGGGAGGCCCAGGAAGACTGAACCCACACCGCAGCTGTCTGCTGTTCAGGAAGAAGTTGAAGCACTTCAGGAAACTCCTGCAGTCGTGGTGGTACCTGAACCCGCTGTGGTCATTCAGGACCAAATAACCGGCTCTCTGCCTCCGCTGTTTGGGCTGGAATCACAACCAGCTTCAATCCttgctgctcctgctcctgcagCAGTGTTCGAGTTTGTGCAGAATTCTGCTCCTGCTTCGACTCTGGCTTTTGCTGCTCCAGTTCCCGTCCaagattcagctcctgctccagATGCCGTCTTAGTCCCAGCTCAGTCCCTAGACTCTGTTCCAGCTGTAACTCCTGCTCCTCCCTCAGCTCCTCCCCAAGTGGAGACCCTCTATACAGAGTCACAAGGCAAGGAGGCCCCAGGCCAGGTCCTGATTGAGGAcccagatgaggaggaggacgtCTCTCCATCACAAGGCAACAAACGCGCTAATGAAG atttgagTGAAACACTTTCGATCAACGTGCCTGAACAAAATAACGTGTACTCAGTTCCAACTGTCTCTGCTCAGCCTATGGCTCAGGAATATTTTCCAGGAAATTAA